The following proteins are encoded in a genomic region of Dialister hominis:
- a CDS encoding NAD-dependent epimerase/dehydratase family protein: MRILVTGGAGFIGSHLVDKLLSLGHEVTVIDNLSAGTGEFLPPQAEFIQADIRDRKTLQDLFEKRKFDVVYHEAAQTMVPVSIKDPSYDADENIMGLLSVLECARATGVRKIIFSSSAAVYGDNPALPLKENEVPVPESFYGLTKWMTEKYLELYKKLYGLDYTILRYSNVYGPRQGANGEGGVIYIFAKALACGKPITIFGDGSQTRDFISVHDIVAANVAALEKGSGEICNVSTETEISLNELAHEIVTLAGYDDSFIHYTEERTGDIHRSCLSNEKLKSLFGWKPSYNLNDGLKDTLSFFTQREKNTK; the protein is encoded by the coding sequence TTGCGAATTTTAGTAACCGGCGGTGCCGGATTTATAGGTTCTCATCTGGTCGACAAGCTTCTGTCGCTCGGCCATGAAGTAACCGTCATTGATAACCTCTCCGCAGGGACGGGAGAATTCCTCCCGCCTCAGGCGGAATTTATTCAAGCGGATATCAGAGATAGAAAGACCCTTCAAGACCTTTTTGAAAAAAGGAAATTTGACGTCGTTTATCACGAAGCAGCACAGACCATGGTTCCTGTATCCATCAAGGATCCAAGCTATGATGCGGACGAAAACATCATGGGACTTCTTTCCGTCCTTGAGTGCGCAAGAGCGACTGGCGTGAGAAAGATTATTTTCTCCTCCTCTGCCGCTGTTTACGGGGACAACCCCGCCCTTCCCCTCAAGGAAAATGAAGTGCCTGTCCCGGAATCCTTCTACGGCCTGACCAAGTGGATGACCGAGAAGTACCTGGAACTTTACAAGAAACTGTACGGCCTTGATTACACGATCCTTCGCTACAGCAACGTGTACGGTCCCCGTCAGGGAGCTAACGGAGAAGGCGGCGTCATCTACATTTTCGCAAAAGCCCTTGCCTGCGGAAAGCCCATCACCATCTTCGGCGACGGTTCACAGACAAGAGACTTCATTTCCGTCCATGACATCGTTGCAGCCAATGTCGCTGCCCTTGAAAAAGGAAGCGGGGAAATCTGCAATGTCAGCACGGAAACGGAAATCAGCCTGAACGAGCTCGCCCATGAAATAGTCACACTGGCCGGATATGATGATTCCTTCATTCATTACACAGAAGAACGTACAGGAGATATCCATCGTTCCTGCCTGTCCAATGAAAAGCTGAAATCTCTCTTCGGCTGGAAACCATCGTACAACTTAAACGACGGATTGAAGGATACCCTTTCCTTCTTTACCCAGCGGGAAAAGAATACCAAATAA
- a CDS encoding response regulator transcription factor, producing the protein MRKVLVVEDEPKIANMERDFLEGAGFEPYVTDNGEEALKIMDEVKIDAIILDVMLPGEDGFSLCRKMREKTDAPIIFATARTEDADIVRGLGLGADDYIVKPFKGTVLMAHLRAQLATHNRLLSRDLARPQVEKGITVGDVTICPKARQVLLNGKDVTLTGKEFDLLYFLVQHPNEVFSKEQLFEKIWSFDPIGDPATVTVHINRLRDKLKNAAGHPYEGIETVWGAGYRFHQD; encoded by the coding sequence ATGAGAAAAGTACTTGTAGTGGAAGATGAACCGAAGATTGCCAACATGGAAAGAGATTTCCTGGAAGGCGCCGGCTTTGAACCATATGTCACAGACAATGGCGAGGAAGCCCTCAAGATCATGGATGAAGTGAAAATCGATGCTATCATCCTTGACGTCATGCTTCCGGGAGAGGATGGATTCTCTCTTTGCCGCAAAATGCGTGAAAAGACTGATGCGCCGATTATCTTCGCAACAGCACGCACAGAAGATGCGGACATCGTCAGAGGTCTGGGCCTCGGCGCTGATGACTACATCGTGAAGCCGTTCAAGGGCACTGTCCTCATGGCTCACCTGAGAGCTCAGCTCGCTACCCACAACCGTCTCCTCAGCAGAGACCTTGCAAGACCGCAGGTGGAAAAAGGCATTACCGTAGGCGATGTCACCATCTGTCCGAAAGCCCGCCAGGTACTCCTGAACGGCAAGGACGTCACACTGACAGGCAAGGAATTCGACCTCCTCTACTTCCTCGTCCAGCATCCGAATGAAGTATTCTCCAAGGAACAGCTCTTCGAGAAAATCTGGAGCTTCGATCCGATCGGCGATCCTGCAACGGTCACCGTACATATCAACAGACTGAGAGACAAGCTGAAAAACGCTGCCGGACATCCTTATGAAGGAATCGAAACCGTCTGGGGCGCAGGCTACCGCTTCCATCAGGACTGA
- a CDS encoding sensor histidine kinase, giving the protein MDENDNPAENLAPPLPPVPPAPPEGSSLQQKMIASTLGLIGIPVSASIIITTLLLLYASHGDAVINKYVYMGFILLILAIIAFSARMDYLFYERTKSRIIIPLQQLSLAAHAIQYGNFNVVVDHHSDDELGEVCNTFRTMQSYLKNSIAERAHLLTSRKILFSGITHDLRTPLTTIMGYTEALQLGLGKTPEKRKQYLASIASCADDLSKLIDELSLYNKLSTSRIICHPVPTNFSRAIHSFINEDLEYLKSRNVNVSYNTDDSIIAMLDEKEFQRVAFNLLANTIKYRDKDTSEVLIQIYRKGKYAEFTYQDDGPGVPPEKTAHIFEAFYRTYEARSKTSNGSGLGLAIVAEIVTAHKGRYRAVNENGLKMIFDIPLKEGSNTK; this is encoded by the coding sequence AATCCGGCAGAGAACTTAGCACCTCCGCTGCCACCTGTACCGCCTGCCCCGCCGGAAGGAAGCAGTCTGCAGCAGAAGATGATTGCAAGCACACTGGGACTCATAGGCATTCCTGTCTCCGCTTCCATCATCATTACGACACTGCTCCTCCTCTATGCTTCTCACGGGGACGCCGTCATCAACAAGTATGTTTACATGGGATTCATCCTCCTGATCCTTGCGATCATCGCTTTCAGCGCAAGGATGGATTACCTCTTCTATGAAAGAACGAAGTCGCGCATCATCATCCCGCTCCAGCAGCTGTCCCTGGCAGCCCATGCCATACAGTACGGGAACTTCAATGTCGTGGTTGACCACCACAGCGATGATGAGCTTGGCGAGGTCTGCAACACATTCCGCACGATGCAGTCATACCTGAAGAACAGCATCGCAGAACGCGCCCACCTCCTCACAAGCCGCAAGATCCTCTTCTCAGGCATTACACATGACCTTAGGACCCCGCTCACGACAATCATGGGATACACGGAAGCCCTGCAGCTGGGACTTGGCAAAACGCCGGAAAAGAGGAAGCAGTACCTTGCCTCGATTGCCTCGTGCGCAGATGACTTGTCAAAACTGATCGATGAATTGTCTCTTTATAATAAACTTTCGACAAGCCGCATCATCTGCCATCCGGTACCGACGAACTTCAGCCGCGCTATCCACTCCTTCATCAATGAAGACCTGGAATACTTGAAATCCAGGAATGTGAACGTCTCTTACAACACCGATGATTCCATCATCGCCATGCTTGATGAGAAAGAATTCCAGAGAGTGGCTTTCAATTTACTGGCAAATACGATAAAATATAGAGACAAAGATACCTCAGAAGTCCTGATCCAGATTTACCGCAAGGGAAAATATGCAGAATTCACGTATCAGGATGACGGCCCCGGAGTTCCTCCGGAAAAGACCGCCCACATATTCGAAGCCTTTTACAGGACGTATGAGGCAAGAAGCAAAACAAGCAACGGCAGCGGCCTTGGTCTTGCGATTGTAGCGGAGATCGTCACGGCGCATAAGGGACGTTACCGCGCTGTCAATGAAAATGGATTGAAAATGATATTTGATATCCCGCTGAAAGAAGGGAGCAACACAAAATAA